The Alteriqipengyuania halimionae genome contains a region encoding:
- a CDS encoding ImmA/IrrE family metallo-endopeptidase: MSQVLADRLRDLRISRDSLVSKTALGRQRASEIIGGAKATVAELRQICAGLRLPIQIFTDSSKVENNSISPLFRSARDSSAEYDITVERIALFVKASLELLPERTSPPRWLGGFQNEQRTYPAADRSSKVARLLIDPANVDGPLADLGMKLNQLEGLIVSPIEHTRYEGVSLIAGNYCFIFVSPRFSGRMLFTLGHEFGHIVTDHVDGEFAKFERSRDIGSFGKSRKSEAFVDAFSSCLLLPDTGVGKFLAFLADQKIMVEGKITDREILYIARFFGVSFDVAGLRLEALGLIPEGLTFSLSRYLREEFGSPEKRADILNISPRQKVPIPRIPSLLSDAILRAVNTGETSIGWVSNSFGYSIGEIFAQQARAS; the protein is encoded by the coding sequence ATGAGTCAAGTTCTCGCCGATCGTTTGCGAGATCTGCGAATTTCTCGCGATTCCTTGGTGTCAAAGACTGCTTTGGGCCGGCAACGCGCGAGCGAGATAATTGGAGGCGCCAAAGCCACCGTCGCGGAATTACGACAAATATGTGCTGGCTTAAGATTGCCAATTCAAATATTTACTGATTCCTCGAAGGTAGAGAATAATTCAATTTCTCCGTTATTTCGGAGTGCGCGAGATTCGTCTGCCGAATATGATATCACTGTTGAGAGGATCGCTCTTTTCGTAAAGGCTAGCTTAGAGTTATTGCCTGAGCGGACTTCGCCCCCTCGTTGGCTCGGTGGTTTTCAAAATGAGCAACGGACTTATCCAGCCGCCGACCGTTCGTCTAAAGTCGCTAGGCTGTTGATTGATCCCGCGAATGTGGATGGACCGCTCGCTGACTTAGGGATGAAATTGAACCAGCTTGAGGGGCTTATCGTCTCGCCCATTGAACATACTCGGTATGAAGGCGTCTCTCTAATTGCTGGCAATTACTGTTTCATATTCGTGTCGCCTCGATTTTCTGGGCGTATGCTTTTTACCCTCGGCCATGAATTCGGACATATTGTCACTGATCATGTTGACGGCGAATTTGCGAAGTTCGAACGGTCGAGGGATATCGGATCTTTCGGGAAATCGCGAAAATCGGAAGCATTCGTAGACGCGTTCTCATCTTGTTTATTGTTACCTGACACTGGTGTCGGCAAGTTTTTGGCGTTTCTTGCCGATCAAAAAATTATGGTGGAAGGCAAGATAACTGATCGAGAGATCCTGTATATAGCGCGCTTCTTCGGAGTTAGCTTTGATGTAGCTGGATTGAGGCTTGAAGCTCTTGGTTTGATTCCAGAAGGATTAACGTTTTCTTTGAGTCGCTATCTTCGGGAGGAATTTGGTTCTCCCGAAAAGCGTGCCGATATTCTGAATATCAGCCCGAGGCAAAAGGTCCCCATACCCCGCATCCCTTCCTTGTTATCGGATGCAATTTTGAGAGCCGTCAACACCGGAGAAACTTCGATCGGTTGGGTCTCCAATAGCTTTGGGTATTCGATTGGTGAGATTTTTGCTCAACAGGCACGAGCATCGTGA
- the lepA gene encoding translation elongation factor 4 — protein MTDLSKIRNFSIIAHIDHGKSTLADRLIQVCGGLTDREMSEQVLDNMDIEKERGITIKAQTVRLNYTARDGETYELNLMDTPGHVDFAYEVSRSLAACEGALLVVDAAQGVEAQTLANVYQSIEHDHEIVPVINKVDLPAAEPDRVAEEIEEIVGIQATGSWQEGGSVHTSAKTGLGIEDVLEALVARIPPPQGNRDAPLKASLVDSWYDPYLGVVILVRVIDGVLKKGLEVRFMQGGTQHLVDRVGCFTPKRTDLPDIGPGEIGFITAQIKEVEQARVGDTITTVKGGADKALPGYKEVQPVVFCGLFPVDAADFEKLRESIGKLRLNDASFSYEMESSAALGFGFRAGFLGLLHLEIIQERLSREYDLDLITTAPSVVYRVHLGHTKNEDAKVVDIHNPADWPDVNRIDTVEEPWIKATIYTPDEYLGAILKLCQDRRGVQTNLTYVGGRAQVTYELPLNEVVFDFYDRLKSISRGYASFDYEQIGLREGDLVKMNIMVNAEAVDALSLIVHRSVAEERGRGMCERLKDLIPRHLFKIPIQAAIGGKIIARETIAALRKDVTAKCYGGDISRKKKLLDKQKKGKARMREYGNVSIPQEAFIAALRMGEE, from the coding sequence ATGACCGACCTTTCCAAGATCCGCAACTTTTCGATCATAGCCCACATCGACCATGGCAAATCGACTCTCGCTGACCGGCTTATCCAGGTTTGCGGGGGGTTGACCGATCGCGAGATGTCCGAGCAAGTGCTTGATAACATGGACATCGAGAAGGAGCGCGGGATCACCATCAAGGCGCAGACCGTGCGCCTCAATTACACCGCGCGCGATGGCGAGACCTATGAGCTCAACCTCATGGACACGCCCGGCCATGTCGATTTCGCCTACGAAGTCTCGCGCAGCCTCGCCGCGTGCGAAGGCGCGCTGCTGGTGGTCGACGCGGCGCAGGGCGTCGAGGCGCAGACGCTCGCCAATGTCTACCAGTCGATCGAGCACGATCACGAGATCGTCCCCGTCATCAACAAGGTCGACCTCCCCGCCGCAGAACCCGACCGCGTGGCCGAGGAGATCGAGGAGATCGTCGGCATCCAGGCCACCGGCAGCTGGCAGGAGGGCGGCTCGGTCCACACCTCGGCCAAGACCGGGCTCGGCATCGAGGACGTGCTCGAGGCGCTCGTCGCCCGCATCCCCCCGCCGCAGGGCAACCGCGATGCGCCGCTGAAGGCCAGCCTCGTCGACAGCTGGTACGATCCCTATCTCGGCGTGGTCATCCTCGTCCGCGTGATCGACGGCGTGCTCAAGAAGGGCCTCGAGGTCAGGTTCATGCAGGGCGGCACCCAGCACCTGGTCGACCGGGTCGGCTGCTTCACCCCCAAGCGCACCGACCTGCCGGATATCGGCCCGGGCGAAATCGGCTTCATCACCGCGCAGATCAAGGAAGTCGAACAGGCCCGCGTCGGCGACACCATCACCACCGTGAAGGGCGGGGCGGACAAGGCGCTGCCCGGCTACAAGGAAGTCCAGCCCGTGGTCTTCTGCGGCCTGTTCCCGGTCGACGCCGCCGATTTCGAGAAGCTGCGCGAAAGCATCGGCAAGCTGCGCCTCAACGATGCGAGCTTCAGCTACGAGATGGAAAGCAGCGCCGCGCTGGGCTTCGGATTCCGCGCCGGCTTCCTCGGCCTGTTGCACCTGGAAATCATCCAGGAGCGCCTCAGCCGCGAATACGATCTCGACCTCATCACCACCGCCCCTTCGGTGGTCTACCGCGTCCACCTCGGCCATACGAAGAACGAGGACGCGAAGGTGGTGGACATCCACAATCCGGCCGACTGGCCCGACGTCAACCGCATCGACACGGTGGAAGAGCCGTGGATCAAGGCGACGATCTACACGCCCGACGAATATCTCGGCGCGATCCTCAAACTGTGCCAGGATCGCCGCGGCGTGCAGACCAACCTCACCTATGTCGGCGGCCGCGCGCAGGTGACCTACGAACTGCCGCTCAACGAAGTGGTGTTCGATTTCTACGACCGGCTGAAATCGATCAGCCGCGGCTATGCCAGCTTCGATTACGAGCAGATCGGGCTGCGCGAAGGCGACCTCGTCAAGATGAACATCATGGTCAATGCCGAAGCCGTCGACGCGCTCTCGCTGATCGTCCACCGCTCGGTCGCCGAAGAACGCGGCCGCGGCATGTGCGAGCGCCTGAAAGACCTCATCCCCCGCCACCTGTTCAAGATCCCGATCCAGGCCGCCATCGGCGGCAAGATCATTGCGCGAGAGACGATCGCCGCCCTGCGCAAGGACGTGACCGCCAAGTGCTATGGCGGCGACATCAGCCGCAAGAAGAAGCTGCTCGACAAGCAGAAGAAGGGCAAGGCGCGGATGCGGGAGTACGGGAATGTGAGCATTCCGCAGGAAGCGTTTATTGCGGCGTTGCGGATGGGGGAAGAGTAG
- a CDS encoding EAL domain-containing protein gives MGVDEFIGKPLTRILIDDREIEESECEEGRARGLKIYPAGRKEFSDIVVRSHNDEVEQRWALSGCPQRDAQGQFTGFCGHASDVTERRRSQNEVSRLAMYDSLTGLSNRLSLSSQLDRQMRVCTAAKRACAIMLLDLDRFKAVNDTLGHQAGDELLKQVAERLVNVVMEEFELGRLGVDEFQIILPDIDDRARLADTGQSIVSLLSQPYSVDGNRCLIGASVGIAIAPYDGVTSEELVRSADLALYSAKGGGRGQFRFYSAELHDKARERTAIEDALRDVLLNEELTLAYQPYVDRDTGEVIGYEALMRWHHKDMGDIPPAKFIPVAEETNLIAKLGEWAIRRACMDAAQWPEHVSVAINFSATQFRQDGLASMVANAIAQAGISPSRLELEITESVFISDLERTDTLFRQLKKLGVRLSLDDFGTGFSSLSYLGRAPFDKVKIDRTFVVGSTDRDSRNPFIISAIVSVAKALGMVTTVEGVEALDELELVHSKGVDYVQGFLFSEAMSHEDVLERMADGRLILKAVGPKRNRAERHSVFRKVGVIHGDHRYDVRLRNLSRSGAMIEGIAEVPVGTELVLDLGGGQLALATVRRSEEERQGIEFENTLISDGNDGLCTRFRISPYALAAAGMPLQALPPGAYPLAHNVGAAGSGVPAFNTRSYASSEDMRYAG, from the coding sequence ATGGGTGTCGACGAGTTTATCGGCAAGCCTCTCACCAGGATACTGATCGATGATCGCGAGATCGAGGAAAGCGAATGCGAGGAGGGCCGTGCGCGCGGACTGAAAATCTACCCCGCCGGGCGCAAGGAGTTCAGCGACATCGTCGTGCGCTCGCACAATGACGAGGTCGAACAGCGCTGGGCGTTGAGCGGCTGTCCGCAGCGAGACGCGCAAGGCCAGTTCACCGGGTTCTGCGGGCATGCGTCCGATGTTACCGAACGCCGTCGCAGCCAGAACGAGGTCTCGCGGCTCGCGATGTATGACTCTTTGACCGGACTTTCGAACCGCTTGAGCCTTTCGAGCCAACTCGACCGGCAGATGCGGGTCTGTACGGCTGCGAAGCGGGCCTGCGCGATCATGCTGCTCGACCTAGATCGCTTCAAAGCGGTGAACGATACGCTGGGGCACCAGGCAGGTGACGAGTTGCTCAAGCAGGTCGCCGAGCGTTTGGTTAACGTCGTGATGGAAGAATTCGAGCTCGGGCGTCTGGGCGTAGACGAGTTCCAGATCATCTTGCCCGACATCGACGATCGAGCGCGATTGGCCGATACCGGTCAGTCGATCGTCTCGCTGCTGTCGCAGCCCTATTCGGTCGATGGCAATCGCTGCCTGATCGGCGCGTCGGTGGGGATTGCGATCGCGCCGTATGACGGTGTTACCAGTGAGGAACTGGTCCGCAGCGCGGATCTTGCGCTCTATTCGGCAAAGGGCGGGGGACGCGGTCAATTCCGGTTCTATTCGGCCGAATTGCACGACAAGGCGCGCGAGCGAACGGCGATCGAAGATGCGCTGCGTGACGTGCTCCTCAACGAGGAGCTCACGCTCGCCTACCAGCCCTACGTCGATCGGGATACCGGCGAGGTGATCGGATATGAAGCGCTGATGCGCTGGCACCACAAGGACATGGGCGACATTCCCCCGGCCAAGTTCATTCCCGTTGCCGAGGAAACGAACCTCATCGCCAAGCTCGGGGAATGGGCGATCCGCCGTGCGTGCATGGACGCTGCGCAATGGCCCGAACACGTCTCGGTTGCGATCAATTTCTCGGCCACACAGTTCCGGCAAGACGGTCTCGCCTCGATGGTGGCGAATGCGATCGCACAGGCCGGAATCTCTCCCTCGCGTCTCGAACTCGAAATCACCGAGAGCGTGTTCATCAGCGATCTGGAGCGCACCGACACCCTCTTCCGCCAGTTGAAGAAACTGGGCGTCAGACTGTCGCTCGACGATTTCGGAACGGGGTTCTCCTCGCTCAGCTATCTGGGGCGCGCACCGTTCGACAAGGTCAAGATCGACCGCACTTTTGTGGTCGGCTCGACGGATCGCGATAGCCGCAACCCTTTCATCATTTCGGCCATCGTCAGCGTTGCCAAGGCGTTGGGCATGGTTACGACGGTGGAGGGTGTGGAAGCGCTCGACGAACTCGAACTCGTTCACAGCAAGGGCGTCGACTATGTCCAGGGCTTCCTGTTTTCCGAAGCGATGTCGCACGAAGACGTGCTCGAACGGATGGCCGACGGCCGGCTGATCCTCAAGGCCGTAGGACCCAAGCGCAACCGCGCCGAGCGTCATAGCGTGTTCCGCAAGGTCGGCGTGATCCACGGGGATCATCGCTACGACGTGCGACTGCGCAACCTCTCTCGCTCCGGCGCCATGATCGAAGGGATCGCCGAAGTCCCGGTCGGCACCGAACTCGTGCTCGACCTCGGCGGCGGCCAGCTTGCTCTGGCGACGGTGCGCCGCTCGGAAGAGGAACGGCAGGGCATCGAGTTCGAGAACACGCTGATCAGCGACGGGAATGACGGGTTGTGCACCCGCTTCCGCATCAGCCCCTATGCGCTGGCCGCTGCGGGCATGCCGCTGCAGGCATTGCCGCCCGGGGCCTATCCGCTGGCCCACAATGTCGGGGCGGCCGGATCGGGTGTCCCGGCGTTCAACACGCGTAGCTACGCATCGTCGGAAGATATGCGCTACGCCGGATAA
- a CDS encoding FAD-dependent oxidoreductase, producing MRHIAVIGSGPAGYYTAEAAQKKWGEDVRVDMFDRLPVPYGLIRTGVAPDHQSIKGVSRRYEKTALTDHVRFVGNVTVGEDVSIAELQSMYDAIVVATGAPHDRELAIEGADLDGIYGSAAFVGWYNGHPEFADLDPDLSGETAVVVGMGNVALDIARILAKTPDEFEGSDIVAHAYDLLGRSNIRQIVLLGRRGPHQIMMTPKELGELMHLERATPRVDPDDLPDEEEDTLLEPGLRKSVAHLRSFTAIPESERSDKAVEIDFHFFESPKTILGEDGRVCAIEVERTEVKAGRAVGTGEIHRIPCSLVLTAIGYLTAPIEGIPFDERAGRFANDEGRILPGLYTVGWAKRGPSGTIGTNKPDGFGVVERIEEDLASGALGKGGKRGREAFDIFAEHRGLDIVTFQDWKKIEEAETAAARDGAPREKFVDIEAMIEARSVPPR from the coding sequence ATGCGGCATATTGCAGTGATCGGCTCCGGCCCGGCAGGATACTACACTGCCGAGGCGGCGCAGAAGAAATGGGGCGAGGACGTGCGGGTCGACATGTTCGACCGCCTGCCGGTTCCCTACGGTCTCATCCGGACGGGGGTCGCGCCCGACCACCAATCGATCAAGGGGGTGTCCCGCCGTTACGAGAAAACGGCATTGACCGACCATGTTCGCTTCGTCGGCAATGTGACGGTGGGTGAAGACGTATCGATCGCCGAACTGCAATCGATGTACGATGCCATCGTGGTGGCGACCGGCGCTCCGCATGACCGCGAACTGGCCATCGAAGGTGCCGATCTCGACGGCATCTATGGAAGCGCCGCCTTCGTAGGCTGGTATAACGGCCATCCGGAATTCGCAGATCTCGACCCCGACTTGTCGGGTGAGACGGCGGTGGTCGTGGGAATGGGCAATGTCGCGCTCGATATCGCGCGCATATTGGCGAAGACTCCCGACGAATTCGAGGGCAGCGACATCGTGGCCCACGCCTACGATCTGCTCGGCCGCTCGAACATTCGTCAGATCGTGTTGCTAGGACGGCGTGGGCCGCACCAGATCATGATGACGCCCAAGGAACTGGGCGAACTGATGCATCTCGAGCGCGCAACGCCACGCGTCGATCCCGACGACCTGCCGGATGAAGAGGAAGACACGCTGCTCGAGCCTGGCCTGCGAAAATCGGTTGCCCATCTCCGCAGCTTCACCGCGATCCCTGAGAGTGAAAGATCCGACAAGGCGGTCGAAATCGATTTCCACTTCTTCGAAAGCCCGAAAACGATCCTCGGCGAGGATGGGAGGGTCTGTGCGATCGAGGTGGAGCGTACGGAGGTCAAAGCCGGACGCGCCGTCGGCACTGGAGAAATCCACCGCATCCCCTGCTCGCTCGTGCTCACCGCAATCGGATATCTGACCGCGCCGATCGAAGGCATTCCATTCGACGAGCGCGCAGGCCGCTTCGCCAATGACGAGGGTCGCATCCTCCCCGGTCTCTACACCGTCGGCTGGGCCAAGCGCGGACCATCGGGCACGATCGGCACCAACAAGCCCGACGGGTTTGGCGTGGTCGAACGGATCGAGGAAGACCTGGCCAGCGGTGCGCTGGGCAAAGGTGGCAAGCGCGGGCGCGAGGCGTTCGACATCTTCGCCGAACATCGCGGGCTCGACATCGTCACCTTCCAGGACTGGAAGAAGATCGAAGAAGCCGAAACCGCCGCAGCACGCGACGGCGCACCGCGCGAAAAATTCGTCGATATCGAAGCGATGATCGAAGCTCGGAGCGTGCCGCCCCGGTGA
- a CDS encoding PHA/PHB synthase family protein produces the protein MPELEDEAAQSTSALGPLIGLTREDILGAVAVLLRETAADPARLMRHSQAMGSEMVKIMTGSSELKPHPKDRRFMDPAWQYNPFMRAGAQYYLAVQKGMADWLDDLELDDLERDRARFISNIIIDSIAPTNTLAGNPTAQKRAIDSGGLSLIKGLKNAYRDITENKGMVSQVDKRPFELGENIAASPGAVVHRTEMFELVQYTPSTEEVYAVPALTIPPQINKMYINDLSPEKSVVKYLVDNGMQTFVISWKNPTREQGSWNMADYVRSCREAMEVTAKISGSDKVNVSAGCSGGQTAAMLASKMAADGDDLLGSLTLMVCVLHPKQNDIEAGSLISENGLTLAHRRADKAGVIKGDDLARGFAWLRPNDLIWNYVVNNYLLGEDPPAFDVLYWNADATNLSGSLMGDFLTIYESLAFTKKGDVDMVDHKVDLSKVDADLFILGGVTDHITPWRATYRSTQLFGSKDVTYVLSQSGHMQAILNPPGNPKAKYFVQKKKGKLPATAEQWLEGTEEVAGSWWPFWMQWLQKRSGKKVAAPKGLGSKDFPERESAPGLYVREAC, from the coding sequence ATGCCCGAACTGGAAGATGAAGCTGCGCAGTCGACCTCTGCGCTGGGCCCGCTTATCGGGCTGACGCGCGAGGATATTCTCGGCGCGGTCGCCGTGCTGCTGCGCGAGACGGCTGCCGACCCCGCCAGGCTGATGCGCCACAGCCAGGCGATGGGCAGCGAAATGGTCAAGATCATGACCGGCTCTTCGGAGCTGAAGCCGCACCCCAAGGATCGGCGCTTCATGGACCCGGCTTGGCAATACAATCCCTTCATGCGGGCAGGCGCGCAATATTACCTGGCTGTGCAGAAAGGCATGGCCGATTGGCTCGACGATCTCGAACTCGACGATCTCGAGCGCGATCGGGCGCGGTTCATTTCCAATATCATCATCGATTCCATTGCGCCGACAAACACACTTGCGGGCAATCCCACGGCGCAGAAACGTGCCATCGACAGCGGCGGATTGAGCCTCATCAAGGGCCTCAAGAACGCCTATCGCGACATCACCGAAAACAAGGGGATGGTAAGCCAGGTCGACAAGCGGCCCTTTGAACTGGGCGAGAATATTGCCGCCAGCCCCGGTGCTGTGGTCCACCGCACCGAGATGTTCGAACTCGTTCAATACACGCCGAGCACCGAAGAGGTTTATGCTGTCCCGGCGCTGACGATCCCACCGCAGATCAACAAAATGTACATCAACGACCTCTCGCCCGAGAAATCGGTCGTCAAATATCTTGTCGACAATGGCATGCAGACTTTCGTCATCAGCTGGAAAAACCCGACCAGGGAACAGGGTAGCTGGAATATGGCGGATTACGTCCGCTCCTGCCGCGAGGCGATGGAGGTAACAGCCAAGATCAGCGGGTCGGACAAGGTCAATGTGTCGGCCGGCTGCTCGGGCGGACAGACCGCAGCGATGCTGGCGAGCAAGATGGCTGCCGACGGAGACGATCTGCTCGGTTCGCTAACACTGATGGTTTGCGTGCTTCATCCCAAGCAGAACGATATCGAAGCCGGATCGCTGATCAGCGAGAACGGTCTTACCCTGGCGCACCGCCGGGCCGACAAGGCTGGGGTGATCAAGGGAGACGATCTCGCGCGGGGCTTTGCCTGGCTGCGGCCCAACGACCTGATTTGGAACTACGTTGTCAATAATTACCTTCTGGGCGAGGATCCTCCCGCCTTCGACGTGCTATACTGGAATGCCGACGCCACCAACCTTTCGGGCAGTCTGATGGGAGATTTCCTGACGATCTACGAATCGCTCGCCTTCACGAAAAAGGGCGATGTCGATATGGTCGATCACAAGGTCGATCTGTCGAAAGTCGATGCCGACCTGTTCATCCTGGGCGGCGTGACCGATCATATCACACCGTGGCGCGCGACCTACCGCTCGACGCAATTGTTCGGATCGAAGGATGTCACCTATGTTCTGAGCCAATCCGGCCATATGCAGGCGATCCTCAACCCTCCGGGCAATCCCAAGGCGAAGTATTTCGTCCAGAAGAAGAAGGGCAAACTGCCCGCAACGGCAGAACAATGGCTCGAGGGCACCGAGGAAGTCGCAGGCAGCTGGTGGCCATTCTGGATGCAGTGGCTGCAAAAACGGTCCGGAAAAAAGGTCGCCGCGCCCAAAGGCCTGGGCAGCAAGGATTTTCCGGAGCGTGAATCGGCGCCGGGCCTTTACGTGCGTGAAGCATGCTGA
- a CDS encoding alpha/beta fold hydrolase, producing MTDPMDSATVYLDEIGGRTLRIAHWRLDDNLDHPPVLFFNGIGANIEAVAPLAAALGERAFIMFDMPGTGGSPDPVVPYNTFTMSWVAKKLLDRLGVLEVDVMGVSWGGAMAQHFALQHHKRTRKLILAATSPGMLMVPGKLSALTKMVDPRRYVDADFMNEHFATLYGGVMRDSGAKAKRSHIGRITPPSPRGYVYQLIAMLGWTSALALPFLKKDVLVMMGGDDNIVVPANGKLLAELMPNARLVEFPDGGHLFLLTHSEESVAAIRAFLDEEDELAEAA from the coding sequence ATGACCGATCCGATGGACAGCGCTACCGTCTACCTAGACGAGATTGGTGGACGCACGCTGCGGATCGCCCACTGGCGGCTCGACGACAATCTCGACCACCCTCCGGTACTTTTCTTCAACGGGATTGGCGCGAATATCGAAGCCGTTGCGCCGCTTGCTGCAGCGCTCGGCGAACGTGCCTTTATCATGTTCGACATGCCCGGCACTGGTGGTTCGCCCGATCCGGTGGTGCCCTACAACACTTTCACGATGAGCTGGGTGGCGAAGAAGCTGCTCGATCGGCTCGGCGTGCTCGAAGTCGACGTAATGGGCGTGTCATGGGGCGGCGCAATGGCGCAGCATTTCGCGCTCCAGCACCACAAGCGCACCCGAAAGCTGATCCTCGCCGCGACGAGCCCGGGCATGCTCATGGTACCCGGCAAGCTCTCGGCCCTTACGAAGATGGTCGATCCGCGCCGCTATGTGGACGCCGACTTCATGAACGAGCATTTCGCCACGCTCTATGGCGGAGTGATGCGCGATTCCGGCGCGAAGGCCAAGCGCAGCCATATCGGCCGCATCACGCCCCCCTCCCCGCGCGGCTACGTCTACCAGCTGATCGCCATGCTCGGCTGGACCAGCGCGCTCGCTCTTCCGTTTTTGAAGAAAGATGTGCTGGTCATGATGGGCGGCGACGACAACATCGTTGTCCCCGCCAATGGCAAGCTGCTCGCCGAACTGATGCCCAATGCTCGGCTGGTCGAATTTCCCGATGGCGGCCACCTGTTCCTGCTCACCCATAGCGAGGAAAGCGTCGCCGCAATCCGAGCCTTTCTGGATGAAGAGGACGAGCTCGCCGAAGCCGCGTGA
- a CDS encoding glycerophosphodiester phosphodiesterase family protein — MRISRTIAAALALFATPLSAQSGTSQPASGQWRFDTDADLSATLDCFEAAGQTVIAAHRGGPTPGLPENSIEAMDALLHAVPAIMEVDVAVSSDRMLFLLHDDTLDRTTNLTGEAAALDWRALSQARLRDEAGWVTPYRIPTLEQALRWAKNRTVLEIDFKRDTPRDDVIAMIRAEGMAQGVVLIAYSLDQAKELHALAPEMLVSYSMERPSALEEAVAAGIPADRLLAFTGIRTPRPELYNILDDADVEVIFGTLGGRNSIDNLLDRYGIDARYAELGEEGVDIIATDRPRAAGEALAGAGRLQQAGQCGVSRSAE; from the coding sequence ATGCGTATTTCCCGCACGATCGCTGCCGCGCTTGCGCTCTTTGCTACGCCCCTGTCGGCACAATCGGGGACGAGCCAGCCGGCTTCCGGACAATGGCGGTTCGACACGGACGCCGATCTTTCCGCCACGCTCGACTGCTTCGAAGCCGCCGGCCAGACAGTGATCGCCGCTCATCGCGGTGGTCCGACGCCCGGTCTGCCCGAGAATTCGATCGAGGCGATGGATGCGCTGCTCCATGCCGTGCCCGCGATCATGGAAGTGGACGTCGCCGTCAGCAGTGATCGCATGCTGTTCCTGCTGCATGACGACACGCTCGATCGAACGACAAACCTCACCGGAGAGGCCGCTGCGCTGGATTGGCGCGCGCTGTCGCAGGCCCGTCTGCGCGACGAGGCAGGCTGGGTCACGCCCTATCGTATTCCAACGCTTGAGCAGGCATTGCGCTGGGCGAAGAACCGCACGGTGCTGGAGATCGATTTCAAGCGCGATACGCCGCGCGACGATGTGATTGCCATGATCCGCGCCGAAGGGATGGCACAGGGCGTCGTCCTGATCGCCTATTCGCTCGACCAGGCCAAGGAACTGCACGCGCTCGCGCCCGAAATGCTGGTGTCGTATTCGATGGAACGGCCTTCGGCGCTCGAGGAGGCGGTTGCGGCGGGAATTCCGGCCGATCGCCTGCTGGCCTTCACCGGCATTCGCACGCCGCGGCCCGAGCTTTACAACATCCTTGACGATGCAGATGTCGAGGTGATCTTCGGCACGCTTGGCGGACGCAATTCGATCGATAACCTGCTCGATCGCTACGGCATCGATGCGCGCTATGCCGAACTCGGCGAAGAAGGAGTCGACATCATCGCCACCGATCGTCCCCGCGCGGCAGGCGAAGCCTTGGCCGGAGCAGGGCGATTGCAACAGGCAGGACAGTGTGGCGTGTCGCGCAGCGCCGAATGA
- the dnaN gene encoding DNA polymerase III subunit beta produces MKATIERATLLRCLSHVQSVVERRNTIPILANVLFEASGDGTIKVTATDLDLQVVESQQAVSVETPGAITVSAHLLFDIARKLPDGSQVSLEAADGRMTVKAGRSRFKLPTLPRDDFPIIAEGDLPTSFALPAQTLAELIDRTRFAISTEETRYYLNGIFFHVADEDGPVLKAAATDGHRLARFTLDRPDGADGMPDVIVPRKAIGELRKLLEESLDGDVQVDLSASKVRFTLAGEGGTILTSKLIDGTFPDYSRVIPTGNDKLLKIDPKTFYAGVDRVATIATEKTRAVKMALESDKVTLSVTSPDNGTATEEVKADYGAEGLEIGFNANYLKDILGQIDSDTVELHLADPGAPTLIRKDENSPALYVLMPMRV; encoded by the coding sequence ATGAAAGCCACGATCGAACGCGCCACGCTTTTGCGGTGCCTCAGCCATGTCCAGTCCGTGGTCGAGCGGCGCAACACGATCCCGATCCTCGCGAACGTCCTGTTCGAAGCATCGGGCGACGGCACGATCAAGGTGACGGCGACCGACCTCGACCTGCAGGTGGTCGAGAGCCAGCAGGCCGTCTCGGTCGAAACACCCGGCGCGATCACCGTCTCGGCGCATCTGCTGTTCGATATCGCGCGCAAGCTGCCCGATGGCAGCCAGGTCAGCCTCGAAGCGGCCGACGGACGGATGACCGTCAAGGCAGGACGCAGCCGGTTCAAGCTGCCGACTCTGCCGCGCGACGATTTCCCGATCATCGCCGAGGGTGATCTGCCGACCAGTTTCGCGCTTCCCGCGCAGACGCTGGCCGAGCTGATCGACCGCACCCGGTTCGCAATCTCCACCGAAGAGACGCGGTACTACCTTAACGGCATCTTCTTCCATGTCGCAGACGAGGACGGCCCGGTGCTGAAAGCCGCCGCCACGGACGGCCATCGCCTCGCGCGCTTCACGCTCGATCGTCCGGACGGTGCGGATGGCATGCCCGATGTGATCGTGCCGCGTAAGGCGATCGGTGAATTGCGGAAACTGCTCGAGGAATCGCTCGACGGTGATGTGCAGGTCGATCTGTCGGCCAGCAAGGTTCGCTTCACACTTGCCGGAGAGGGTGGGACCATCCTCACCAGCAAGCTCATCGACGGGACGTTCCCCGATTACAGCCGCGTCATCCCGACCGGGAACGACAAGCTCCTCAAGATCGATCCGAAGACGTTCTATGCAGGCGTCGATCGTGTCGCAACGATCGCCACCGAGAAGACCCGCGCGGTCAAGATGGCGCTTGAAAGCGACAAGGTCACGCTATCGGTCACGAGCCCGGATAACGGCACGGCGACCGAAGAAGTGAAGGCGGATTACGGCGCCGAGGGTCTCGAGATCGGCTTTAATGCCAATTACCTCAAGGATATCCTCGGCCAGATCGACAGCGACACGGTGGAACTCCACCTTGCCGATCCGGGCGCGCCGACCTTGATCCGCAAGGATGAGAACAGCCCTGCGCTCTACGTCCTGATGCCGATGCGCGTCTGA